GCCCAAAAACAAAATATTCAAACTGCTGCTTTGACTGAGTTGATCCGAGATAAAGATTATTTCAAGTTAACTGATGAACAAAAACAAAATAAATTTGATATATATCAAGAAGCTTTAACTGAAATAAGCCACGACAAAGATTATAGAAAATTAACTGATGAGCAAAAACGAGTTATGCTGCATGCAGCAGTAAATAAGCTGGAAGATAAATCTAATGAAAAGCCTAGTGAACAAGAAACTGAAACTAAAGAAAAGAAAAAAAATAGTAATATACTGGTATCAGCGGCAAAAGGTATGGTAAGCTTTTTAAAAGATTTTGGTAGGGCACATGATCCTTTTTATAAACAACCTGAGGTCAAAGGTGATAGTTCATTAACTAAAGCTATGGGGGCTGCCAAGAAATCTGCTGAGGAAATCGTAACACCTGCGGTTATAGAACAATTACGAAAAAGTAAATCTGTGCCAGATTTATCGCAAAAAGAGAGTAACCTTACCCACCAGAAGAAATTGCAAAGAAGTAATTCTTTAGAACGGCATATTGAACGATAAGTTGTGAGTGAGCGTTCACGGAAAAAAAGTTAAAGTACAAGACATCTATTAGTGAGAAGGCGTAAGCCAAGAAGAAATCCAAGAACAATGGATTGCCACGACCACGTAAGTTAGCTCGCAATGACGTCTTGTACTTTAACTTTTTTCCGTCAACACTCACGTAACTCAAGCTTTATTTCTATTCATGCAACAATGCCATTAAGAATGATGGATGATTATAAAATTCAGGGCAATTTAAAAGCCTATTATAATGTAACCTCAATTCGGGATAAGAATAAGCCTTTTAAAGAATGGGTAACAGTAATGTACTGAGTTAGGAAGTAAAAAAATAAGCAATATCGCAAAAATAATGAAAATTAGCTATTAGTGGAGCAAAAAAATCTGCTATATATAACTGAATTTGGCATAACTTGTTATATCGAATTTAGGTTAATGTATTGTTTCTTTTATCTAGGCTCTGTGAACAAAATTTTAATTGTTTAGATTTTGAGTATTTTTAAGCGAAAATTAATAAGATTTTTGCCGGAATAGTTAGTTCTATTTCAAAAAAATCTTATAATTTGCAGCTAAAAAGAGTCGAAATCTAGTAATTTAAATTTTGTTCACAGAGCCTAGGAGACTGCCTGCAATAACTAGAGTAATTCTATATTTACCATAACATAATTACCATAATGCAATGAGTAATAAAATAAGTAATCCATCTACAATAGTAGTTGCAATGTCTGGGGGGGTTGATAGCTCAGTAGTAGCTGCTATGCTTTGTGAACAAGGACATAAAGTCATTGGTATAACACTACAATTATACGATCACGGCATAGCCACCAAGAAAAAGAATGCTTGTTGTGCTGGGCAAGACATTTATGACGCAAAAATGGTGGCGGATATGTTAAATATTCCGCATTATGTACTGGATTACGAGTCTAAATTTAAAGAATCAGTAATTTATAACTTTGCCGATAGTTATATTAGAGGCGAAACACCTTCGCCATGTGTACAATGTAACCAGTCAGTTAAATTTAAGGACTTACTAAAAGTAGCAAAAGATTTAGGAGCTGACTGTCTTGCTACCGGTCATTATGTTCGGAAAGTCGAAGGTATAGATGGAGCAGAATTACATACTGGTATTGATATTGCCAAAGACCAAAGTTATTTTTTGTTTGCAACTACTTTAGAACAACTAAATTATCTATCTTTTCCTTTGGGAGAATTAAGCAAAGAGCAAACAAGAAATATTGCTACTAGATTTAACTTAGGCGTTGCAGATAAGCCCGATAGCCAAGATATTTGTTTTGTACCAGATGGTGATTATAGGAAGGTAATTAGTAATATCCGAACTGATGTTAATGAAAAAGGTAAAATAATCCATGTAGACGGCTTTGAACTTGGGACACATAATGGTATCATCAACTATACTATAGGTCAACGTCGTGGACTTGGAATAGCTTTTCATGAGCCACTTTATGTAGTAAGAATTGACCCTAATACAAAAATTGTCTATGTTGGTCCAGATTCGGCATTAGATTCTACCGAATTTACTATTAAGAATGTTAACTGGCTTGGTAAAGAAATGGTTGTCCAAGAGGAAGTTGAGGTACAAGTTAAGATTCGTTCGACTCGTCCTGCTACCTTTGCCAAGATTAGTAGGATAAGTAATACAGAAATTAGGGTGAAGTTAATGTCTGCAGAGAAAGCTGTAACTCCTGGTCAGGCTTGTGTCATATATGATAATGCTCGAGTTCTTGGTGGGGGATGGATTACTAGAGAAATTTCATAAATACTTTTAGTATTTTCTATTATTAAAATTGGAGAGATTAATGAGTTTTTTAACAAGAAAAAGTTTTGAATCAATAAAAGAGCTAGGGAAGACTAGTGGTCTTAGCAAAACTCTAGGGGCATTTGATCTGATATTATTAGGTCTTGGGGCTATAATAGGCACGGGTGTATTCGTGACCACGGGCATAATTGCAGCTAAATATTCCGGTCCAGCAGTTATGCTATCATATGCTATTGCTGGTGGAACATGTATTTTTGTTGCCTTTGCCTATACAGAGCTTGCTACCATGTTACCGACTTCCGGCAGTGTATATACTTATTCTTATGTAGCTTTTGGTGAAATATTTGCTTGGTTAATTGGTAGCGTTATTATATTAGAACTCGGTTTTGCTGCTGGTGCGGTTGCAGCTGGCTGGTCAGGATATGCTCAGGGTATATTGTCAGCAGGCGGAATAGATTTACCTAAAGCTTTAACTACCGTTCCTAGCAATGGTGGAATAATAAATTTACCAGCTTTTCTTATTGTAGTATTTGTC
This genomic interval from Candidatus Tisiphia endosymbiont of Dioctria linearis contains the following:
- the mnmA gene encoding tRNA 2-thiouridine(34) synthase MnmA, whose amino-acid sequence is MSNKISNPSTIVVAMSGGVDSSVVAAMLCEQGHKVIGITLQLYDHGIATKKKNACCAGQDIYDAKMVADMLNIPHYVLDYESKFKESVIYNFADSYIRGETPSPCVQCNQSVKFKDLLKVAKDLGADCLATGHYVRKVEGIDGAELHTGIDIAKDQSYFLFATTLEQLNYLSFPLGELSKEQTRNIATRFNLGVADKPDSQDICFVPDGDYRKVISNIRTDVNEKGKIIHVDGFELGTHNGIINYTIGQRRGLGIAFHEPLYVVRIDPNTKIVYVGPDSALDSTEFTIKNVNWLGKEMVVQEEVEVQVKIRSTRPATFAKISRISNTEIRVKLMSAEKAVTPGQACVIYDNARVLGGGWITREIS